The Oncorhynchus keta strain PuntledgeMale-10-30-2019 chromosome 28, Oket_V2, whole genome shotgun sequence DNA segment tgccattaatctgccgccatcacctcatgtttcagcatgataatgcacagccccatgtcgcaaggatctgtacaccattcctggaagctgaaaatgtcccagttcttctatggcctttatactcaccagacatgtcaccaattgagcatgtttgggatgttctggatcgatgtgtacaacCGCGTGTTcgagttcccgccaatatccagcaacttcgcacagccattaaagagTAGTGCGACAACATTccataggccacaatcaacagcctgatcaactctatgtgaaggagatgtgtcttgctgcatgaggaaaatggtggtcacaccagatactgactggttttctgatccacgcccctatcttttctttaaggtatctgtgaccaacagatgcatatctgtattcccagtcatgtgaaatccatagattagggccaaattaatttatttcaattgactgatttccttatatgaactgtaactccgtAAAAGCTTTGAAATgattgcatgttgtgtttatattgcccttgacaatcaaccgctCTCTGTCATGGATGATGTTTGCTTtcaccgactggtcgagcaccttGAGCcctggtacacactaccaagtaggcgctatttttcagatgttgccctaccagaGTTACACAATATTGTTGAAACGCACATCCCTGAGCTACTTGCTATgtgcgtcactgctattagcttcacgactgatatttggaccagcgatgtcagccccatgagcatgtGGGATTTCATACTGAGGAAAGCCGtattgcatgctcaagaatgtggtggttctcataccgctgctgccgtttcaatggcatttgagactttgaaacatgaacacactagctagctccattcgaacaactgactCAAGAAATAATCTCTTCAACTGCatctgcagcagacgtgataccctctgtcataGCACTGAAACGCCTGCTCAAAACTGCAGACAGACCGTGGGGTTAAAACTTGTAAAAGTCCTTTACAagaggctgtgaacaagcgatccggtggcattctctctgagcctctttactgtgtcgccaccatgcttgaTGCTATGTACAAGGACCACCGCTACTTCGAtacagacaagaaacagggtttacatgaaatgttacagacactgctggacaagatggaaactgACACAGTGACAGTGCCCCCCGAGGtagagaggccacggacagaccGAGCCGGAACCTCCCTGCTTTACATgaatgatgaaatcctggttgagactgaacaaatgaacaacgaaacaacGCAGCAAGTAAGttaaagaaataggttttgaatatgttttactggtaatggggacataaaTGGAGTTTGGCTGAAATTTGCTAAGAGCTGAAGAATCTAGATTCCTTTTTTTAGTGCAGTGGGAAAGTACCTGTGAACAGGGAGTCATTAACAATAGTTTGCACTTCTTCAGATTTGCAATTAAAAACTGTTTTGAAGAAGGTGGTTGGATAAGATCGAGAAGGCAGTTACAAGGCTTAACTTGTGATATCACTTTCCTGAGTATTTCTTTGTCAACCAGGGGAAATAAATCTATAGTGTCTTTGCAGTGGTAGGCTACAGCACATATAATCAAACCAATATGGgtcctcctatggggacagccgaagaacccttttggaaccctttttgtAAGAGTGTACGTCAGAGCATAGGGCACCAGCCAGGGCGGTTAGTTAAATGACAAAACATGTTTTCTAGGAAGCAGGCAAAGTCACATTCCTAGGTGTATTAAAGCTTTGCGGTTGGTGCAGTGAGGTTGTCTCTCCCACTACAACCCTGTAGGTGCGTAGGCTGGGACTAACTGGGAGGTGCAAGCCTGGTTGTCTCTCCCACTACAACCCTGTAGGTGCGTAGGCTGGGACTCACTGGGAGGTGCAAGCCTGGTTGTCTCTCCCACTACAACCCTGTAGGTGCGTAGGCTGGGACTAACTGGGAGGTGCAAGCCTGGTTGTCTCTCCCACTACAACCCTGTAGGTGCGTAGGCTGGGACTCACTGGGAGGTGCAAGCCTGGTTGTCTCTCCCACTACAACCCTGTAGGTGCGTAGGCTGGGACTCACTGGGAGGTGCAAGCCTGGTTGTCTCTCCCACTACAACCCTGTAGGTGCGTAGGCTGGGACTCACTGGGAGGTGCAAGCCTGGTTGTCTCTCCCACTACAACCCTGTAGGTGCGTAGGCTGGGACTCACTGGGAGGTGCAAGCCTGGTTGTCTCTCCCACTACAACCCTGTAGGTGCGTAGGCTGGGACTCACTGGGATGTGCAAGCCTGGTTGTCTCTCCCACTACAACCCTGTAGGTGCGTAGGCTGGGACTCACTAGGAGGTGCAAGCCTGGTTATCTCTCCCACTACAACCCTGTAGGTGCGTAGGCTGGGACTCACTGGGAGGTGCAAGCCTGGTTGTCTCTCCCACTACAACCCTGTAGGTGCGTAGGCTGGGACTCACTGGGAGGTGCAAGCCTGGTTGTCTCTCCCACTACAACCCTGTAGGTGCGTAGGCCGGGACTCACTGGGAGGTGCAAGCCTGGTTGCCGTCTCTGTTTAGCTATTTTGTACTCCGTGTCCCTGACAGGAGTGGAATGTTGGCTAAAAcgactggtatccagactaggGAGGGGCAGGTTCTGGGacattttctctctgtcttttgctCATAGTATTATTATGTCTCGTTTGGGTGGGGCAGGAAGTAGGTCTAAATATGAGCACTAGACTAAATGGGAAGGAGGGAGCCCTGGGATACTGTGTGAACTAGAAAGCCCACTATTTGTTGTTGCCAACACTGTACTGTGTGGCCTATATTGACCCACATGTTTTGCTACTGTCAACATGCCCATATTTCCattgttattgacttgctaaaggTGCAGGTAGACTCAGATACATGTCATTCTGAAAAGCAAAGGAACATTCTGTTTATTGGAACCATCCAGGTGAGGGGCTGAAAGGAAAACTCCTTAAAGAAATTGACATTTCACTTGCAACTCCCTTGTTAAATAACTTCACAGCTACAGAACAGAGCATTTTGTTCAGTTGGACCTTATGACGTCTAAATGTGACATTGTTTAGTGGAGCGATATTTAGCAATTGCTTATATTTGTGTAATCAAAATGACATAGGCCTAATtgtcccaaccctaaccccatgcAATTCAGCAGCCTTGAGTGCCTTTTTGATGGATCAGCAATAGTCTGGGTGTTTCAGTGGAAATCGAGTTAATGATGTACCGATGACGCATTTTACAATGACTTCAATGGAAATTCACTATCATTACTGTTCCTCTCTGCTTCTGTATGTGTAATCAAATGATGGAGGGTAATACAACACAGTTGTCCTTGACACTGGCACTGAACCATCTGAATGTGTTGAACTACTGTATAGACCTATGCCTGGATAAAACTGAATAGTAACTGATGGTAAAATGTAATTTggtatgttttgtagtaaaactGCCCAAAAATCCCTGCTATGCATATTTATCACCACTAGTACATCTACAGTATTTTAACTACAGTGTAAGCCTAGATGTCAACAGGTGGCATGACATGGTGTGGCATGTTGGTGATTAGGTTCACACAGTGCCACTTGGTACGGTTTAGTAGCTTTAGTGAGTATGTGGCCGGGTTAAAGATCTTAATCCTCTTCGATCCCTGTGGAGCATAAGGCCACAACAAGACCCCGCCATATGCCGGATGCTCCTTTGCAGTTTAAAGATATAGCATGAATCAAAGGCTAATAATCAGCTGTCCTTTGCTCACTGCTTGAGCTTTGTCCACGGCTTTGTCAGTGTATCCCTCTATTGGATAAGGGCACATAGAGGCTAAATAGGGAGACAGTATTGGTGATGTAATAATCCTGCCTGTAAGCTGCTGGCTGGCGTACTATTGTCCCTCCTATACActgatatactgtactgtattagagACGTGTAACAGGATTCCTGTTTGTTGTAGAACTCTACCATGATATCACTGATCAAATATCAGTGCTAAGAAAAGACATGgtttaaaaacatgaataagaGTATGTAACATACGTGTCCTAGTCTTTACCATGGGCTGTAATAGAGAAATACCACAATTTCCGCTCGGGAAGCTCTGCTAAATGGAGCATCATGATGATGTAATGATTTTTGCTTTGAGCGTTAAaacttcttctctccttccttctttttTTCAGTTGCTTCCCCATCTGGATCCATCTGTGACTTTCAGCCAATTAGCAGAGGCCCCCTGAACCCCTGGCACCTGTCCCTGTGCCATGCCGAAGAGTGACATGTGGCCGGGCGGCGTTGCCATGGAATCCTTGATCAGTATGGACAGCACTGGGAGCTGTGACAGTGTGGTTAGCATGAACTCTGGCTTTGTGAGTGCTGCcataaccctagccttgccccttTTCACGTCAACTGTTATTAGCACTCGCTGACCAGGAAAATGTTTGAGACCCTGGTTTTACCAGTTTCTAGTTTATTTAGTTGATGTGCTGCCCTGCTGCCTTTGTGCTAAACACTTAGTGGTACTTTAGAAAGGATTTAAATGACAAACGGTCAAACATTGAAAGGCCTTTCTCACTCCCATCTTAGATTTAATATTGACTATTATAAATCGGCATGTTCAATCAATCAAtatattttataaagccctttacagatacccagcctaaaacgccatagagcaagcaatgcagatggaTAGGCACAGTGGCTTGGAAGAACTCCCTAGAATGCAGTGTACAGTAGATAGGGTTCAGAGCCACTGTCTCCCAACTATAAGAGTCAGGAGCTGCTGGGTTTGTTTCATGTTGTGGGTGAGAGATTATAAGAGTGAGCTGCTGGGCTTGTTTCATGTTGGGGGTGAGAGATTCGGATgtttgttcagagagagagagagaaataagagagagagagacagagagagaccgctTTGAGGATGATCAGAACCTAGTCTGTTTAGTTCAGAGCTGTTCAGAGGCCACTCACTGAAATCCACTGCAATTACATTCCTCTGGCAATGCAGTATAGGATACAAGCTAGCCAGGAGCAGTGCTGTGGTACATTGTCTTTCCATCGGTGTTGTGTGAAAGGTAAATGTCATTTTGATCATCTCTGTGTCTCCGGTCTCACTGGGCCTCAATGTAATGTTCAGCCTAGCTGAAAGCAACAGAGAGACTGAATAAACACTGACTATTAACAACTGAAAATCAAGGCAAAATGGTTTGAAGGCCTCACCTAACATTATACAAGGATATAGTGTACACAGACATTCCTGGCATACATCTCCACATAGCTATGTAATCTTGATTAAAGAGGAGCACTTGATTGCAATGGTATCTTTATTCTGAATCTGTTTGTTCTCTACATTTGCAGTTTGTCTACGTTTCCGTGTTTCTTCTTTGTGTtaattacgtgtgtgtgtgtgtgggggggggggcagagtgaTGACAGTCTGGAGCACCTCTCTGTTGAGGAGCGGGCATGCCTCATGTTTCTGGAGTCCACCATTGAGTccctggagatggaggaggacagtggcCTGTCAAATGATGAGCCAGACCCCAGCAGCCTGGCAGCCAAACCTGGCCACCTCTCTATGGAACAGGCCAGATTGGAGGGTGAGTATCACCAAAAATATTTTGTTCATatctatgttgttgttttatcAGGAATTTATCATGCAGGAGACTAACAAATGTTTCCAGGTTTTGGGTCATGATTGTGCGAGCCAAGCTTAGGAACTTGTGGGAATTTGACAGTAAAATAATTGCTGTTTCTGCTTGCCTTCTAGATGTATCAGAACTCCAGCATTCTGACTCAGGAAGGGATCAGAAGTCCTTTCTGAACTGCATAGTGCCTACACCACTTAGAGTGGCAAATAGCCTTGCCAGTATCCAGCTTAAAGCCCCAGGTTCTGCCACCCAGCCCACTGCTCCAGCTGCAGAAATTGAGCCTAGAGCCCCAGCCCCAGTAGTAGCAACCCAGCTCAATACCCCAGGGGCATTTACTGATCTCAAACCTCCAGGGGTAGTCACTGAACCCACAGTCTCAGAGGTAGTCACAGAACGTAAAGCTCCAGAGATAGCAACTGTGCCTAAGTCCCCAGAGTTGATGACTGACATCAAATCTCCTGGGTTGGACACTATTTCAAAAGTTCCGGTGTTGTCCACTGAGTCTAAAACTCCAGAGTTGGCTGCAGACCCAAAAGCTTCTGCCTCGGACACGACCCCATCCTCAGCCACCTCAGATAATTCTGTGGACAACATGCCTAAAGGAGTCTCTGTAGACAGCAAGTCTGCAAAACGTCAATCTAAGGTTCACTCTGAGCTGGATCTGAAGCTGATTCCCCCTCCCTCAGACTTCAGGGATGATGAgccagaggaggagagtgaaCTTCCAGTGCCTGCAGTACTCAGAGTTCCACTAACCTACAGTGAGCTGGAGCAACTACGCAGGAGAACTCCACCAGCCTCGCCTGGAGCCCAACAGACACCACCTTCTAAACCTCCTGTTGATCTGCCTGTACCTGTTAGTACCAACTCACCACCCTCCCACTCAGAGGCCCTAACCATCCCCATTCCTGAGACCCTGGAAACAAAGAACCCACCTGCCGTGGCCCCTAAGCCCAAGAGGCTTCCCTCCAACATCATCCAGAAGTCCTACAAGTCAGATAGTCACCCAGGCCCCCCTCTCTCCTTGCCCATTGACAGGTCGATCATTGATCCCCAGAAGGTGCGTTTGGAGGCTCTACGGAAGCTCGGGCTCCTGAAGGGTGAGGATGGAGACTCAGGCCCTGTAGTTTCATCCAAATCCCGGAAGTCATGGGCACCCACTCCCTCTCCTCGCAGCCCAGATGCCACCCAGACCCAAGCCCCAGCCCAAATCCCTACTACTTCCCCAGCCACTACCCCTGGCCAAGTCCCAGCCACCATCCATACCCCAATCCCAGTGCCTGCTGCAGTTGCTGTCCCAGCTACCACAGAACCAGCCCGAGCCACTACCCTTGCTCCACTTCCAGCCCCAATCCAATTTAGTGACAATGCCAAAGCTCTGCTCTTGCCCCTTacaacccctccttcaccaccCAAGCATATTCCCCCTCCCGTAAGGGTCAAATCAGCCACTCTGGAGCGCTCCAGCATGGGCCAGAGAAGCTACATGGCCAGCAATGCCTCCCTCAGGGCAAACCAGGCTCCCAGTGTCCCTTTGTCCCCCAGAGACCAGCGTAACTCTAGACCCCGCCCGGCCTCCCTAGGAACTGGGAAAGACTTCATGAATGTTCAGGGTGAGGCCTGCCACCCCCAACCAGGTCATGGGGAGTCTCAGAACAAGCTGCCCCGTTCCCATGGTATCAGTGTGCTGATCTGCCCCAACAGCAAGAGTGGAGAAGACCGACGAGAGGCCTTGAAGAAGCTAGGACTGCTGAGCGactgagggaagggagaggggaaatGGAACTGCACCATTATGAAATCCATATGAGGGGTGAGGTCTGAGGAGGAGGAATGTCCTTAATATGGATTCTGTATAACTAAGCCCTCCTCTAGTTTTTGACACTGAAACTTATGGGAAGATTACTCTCTCCATAAGGCCTTCTTTGAAGCAACATGCAGAGAGCACTATGTGTTTGATGAAAGATTGTTTGGCTTTACAGAAACCTGTATATTTATGGAATGTATTTTTGCCTTCTTGCTGCACAGAAATGCTGTATGTACCCTAAGACTGGCTTTCATGAATAACCTGTATCATACTACTATGAGATACTACTCTAACTACAGTTTGCAGTACAgtgagtatgtatgtatgtatgtatattccTCGTGAAATGTGTTAGGCTGTTTCTGAATCTAATTTGACATTCAGTAATTTGATCATTGTCTATTTTCTAAATAAAATATAATACACTTTATGTAAGGATGTTTGTGTGTCATTAACTCGTTcataatatatacaaaaatatgtggacaccccttcaaatgagtggatttggctatttcagccaccaTTTTCTGttgacagatgtataaaatcgaacacacagacatgcaatctccatagagaaacattggcaatagaatggtcttactgaaaatctcagtgactttcaaggtaataggatgccacctttctaacaagtttgtcaaatgtctgccctgctagagctgccccggtcaactgtaagtgttgttgttgtgaagtggaaatgtctaggagcaacaacggctcagatgCAAAGTGGTCGGCCAAACAAGCTCACCGAACGGGACCACGAGTGTgtctcctcggttgcaacactctctggaagcaacgtcagcacaataactattcgtcaggagcttcattaaatgagtttccatggccgagcggccgcacacaagcctaagatcaccatgcgcaatgccaagtgtcggcttgAGTGGTGTAAAGCCAGCCACCatttgactctggagcagtggaaacgcattctctggcagtccgacggacaaatctgggtttggcagatgccaggagagtGCTActtgcctgaatgcatagtgcctactgtaaagtttggtggaggaggaataatagtctggagctgtttttcatggttcgggctagggaaaagggaaatcttaaagcaacagtatacaatgacattctagacaattatgTGTATCCAACttggtggcaacagtttggggaaggtcctttcctgtttcagcacgaCAATTCCCCTGTGcgcaaagcgaggtccatacagaaacggtttgtcgagatcagtctGGAAGTACTTAACtggcctcaaccccatcgaacagctttgggatgaattggaaagctgACTGCTAACCAGggctaatcgcccaacatcagtgcccgacctcactaatgctcttgtgactgaatgaaACCAAGTCTCCGCAGCGATATttgaacatctagtggaaagccttcccaggagagtacaggttgttatagtagcaaagggggaccaactccatattattgcctatgattttggaatgagatggtcgacaagcaagtgtccacatacttttggttatgtagtgtatgtTGTGCTCTTATGAAGAACCATGCACAACCCTTTGTGCTGTGTTTTCAAATGGAGAAGAAACCTGATGGTATTTTTACAGTTAGGGATGTGCCTTTATAACTTCTCCTTTCACATATCCTTTGACATGAACATTGACAGCATTGGTTGGACTTCATTTCCTAAAGTTCCTCTAATTCCTAAAGAAATGTGGAACCATGCCAACCAGTGGAAAAATGATCTGATTTGCTCATATTATTTTATTTGGTGTAGTGATTGGCAGTTGTAAAGGAACCAAATTATAAGGTATAGAAAATGTACTACTACATAGCCTACAGTAGATAGAAGCTTTCagtagccagccagtcagtgatAGAAATCTGAAATGTGGTTTGTGTGGTTTTAGGTGTGACGCACATCAAAAGCCATTATAAAAACTGGTTGTTGAGCAGCAATATAGGTCTGTAAGTGGTTGTCAGATGACTGAAATACTGTTTGTCTAGTTGAGAGAGAGCTGGTTCCTCTTTTCTGGTTCCTAAAATTGTATCTCCTTTTAAAATACCATCAGGTTGGGTTCATATGGTTTCTAATCATTGTCTGTCGACTCAAGTCAAAATGATGAAGTATAGCATTTATATTAAGTGGCTCATTAAGGCCTATATTTAGTCAGATCAAGCATTAACCGGCGATAGTCTACACCcgcatagctgatgttttggcCTTGTCGGGGGTAACAGTTGGAGCTGTCAAATTGGTGAGCAGTTGTTCTTGACcattgtcacgaagccacacccGTCCCACTCATGTTAAAGTTTACAGTGAGAAACTAGGCTAAATAGAAATAATGACGCTCAAATTGTAAAATGATTAAACACAATAGTGAGGATTCTATCAGCCTAATTGAAGTGTAGATTatatctcacattccagtgttagAACTTGTgaacaaggctgcatgggatttatATTAATGCGACTCCGTGCatccaatggcaatgtccgctttagaTACAGCCTAAAgctgcttgtggatttgacagctctaacgcagttccacctccgacaccaTGAACACATCAGCTATGCAGATGTTGGCTAAAGCGGATCTGACTGAAAAGGGTGTTCCCAATGGCAGGACTTACTAAACCATGTCAATGGTTTGTTTTGGAAAGAGAGAATAGACCTTGATACCCTTTGTATATGACCTCTTCAATTTAGACAACACGTTAACGTTATGAGTGGGGTGTAATGCTTGCAATATAATGAAATGCTTGGTCCAATGAATTTTAGTTGTGAAACAAAAGATGACTTGTAGGCTACAGATAGAACGGCACATTGTTGATACGGGCCCTTCAAAGTAGAGGAATGTTAATGGCTATTAATGTCAGCTGCATTGGGCTTTGTCTACTGTGAGTGTCCCCAATACAGGCCCTGGTTTGTCATGTGAACACGTATACGGTCAACAAATTGGTGTCACAGCTGCAGTGTCAGCAGTTCATATTAACCCTTGTGTGCTGCAACAACCTTTCTATTCTATTGATCTCTGTTTAACTGTTGTTTAgccttaacattctgtatactccccttgtcctaagggtaaaaaatgacccgccttcactaaacccctaaaataaagcagctAAATTTAATTTTCAAACCCCAAATCTATTTCTCTatgaagaaacaacctgtcattcatcccAAACTTtgaatatctgggttttccctcttcacaatgcaggaagactgcatttaatcagtggacaccactcgTTTTATTACAACATacctgtcataattgttttcttttttttaaatctttttttttttacttttaagacaacacaagggttaGACTTGATTTAATATTGTATCATTTAGAGACATTATACATGGTTTAAAAACGTGTTGTACTTCTACAGCACTGGATATAATCTCAGCACAGTTTTGGATTAAATTGATGCTAGAATTATTTTCTTTGTTTCCATTCCAGTTTCAAGGGAGAGTCAGAAAGACCAGTACACAAACCTAATACACAATCTGCTCCAATTGTTTTTAAGAGATGGTTATTGTCTagccccgtttatacctggtgctaacatggGTCCTTTGTCCTGATGTTGTgtacattctgattgtgcccacatttccaGAAATGTGTTGTCTACACATTAGTAATTTAAATGTATGTTATCTGTCCACTGTGTCTGTATTGTGACCAGATATCC contains these protein-coding regions:
- the LOC118360903 gene encoding specifically androgen-regulated gene protein-like, which translates into the protein MPKSDMWPGGVAMESLISMDSTGSCDSVVSMNSGFSDDSLEHLSVEERACLMFLESTIESLEMEEDSGLSNDEPDPSSLAAKPGHLSMEQARLEDVSELQHSDSGRDQKSFLNCIVPTPLRVANSLASIQLKAPGSATQPTAPAAEIEPRAPAPVVATQLNTPGAFTDLKPPGVVTEPTVSEVVTERKAPEIATVPKSPELMTDIKSPGLDTISKVPVLSTESKTPELAADPKASASDTTPSSATSDNSVDNMPKGVSVDSKSAKRQSKVHSELDLKLIPPPSDFRDDEPEEESELPVPAVLRVPLTYSELEQLRRRTPPASPGAQQTPPSKPPVDLPVPVSTNSPPSHSEALTIPIPETLETKNPPAVAPKPKRLPSNIIQKSYKSDSHPGPPLSLPIDRSIIDPQKVRLEALRKLGLLKGEDGDSGPVVSSKSRKSWAPTPSPRSPDATQTQAPAQIPTTSPATTPGQVPATIHTPIPVPAAVAVPATTEPARATTLAPLPAPIQFSDNAKALLLPLTTPPSPPKHIPPPVRVKSATLERSSMGQRSYMASNASLRANQAPSVPLSPRDQRNSRPRPASLGTGKDFMNVQGEACHPQPGHGESQNKLPRSHGISVLICPNSKSGEDRREALKKLGLLSD